The following are encoded in a window of Blastocatellia bacterium genomic DNA:
- a CDS encoding D-glycerate dehydrogenase, with translation MAEKKIRVFLTCDIGQEAVDVLRNRGYEVEVYPEMEPPPKSLIVEKVKSGIDGLITTLRDQIDEEVFAAGAGTLQVVSQIAVGFDNIDRAAANRYRIPFTNTADVLTEATAEFAFFLMGAVARKLHSAEKLLEQGEWKTWHPYLPFLGDEVTGKTVAIIGTGRIGQAMAKKCIGFDMNILCYDAVYQDEAFIGRARRLMDVRYEEGFCKTRQTIEYVDFEQALSRADYVSLHVPLIMPGTGPTPTYHLINEASLRMMKPTAYLINTSRGPVVDEQALAQALLNDWIAGAALDVYEVEPLPMDSPLRDPRLEHKLRKLPHFASAARATRLSVDPNVGMAGRCIQGLIDVIEKNYGGDPKQMPYVVNKEAF, from the coding sequence ATGGCAGAGAAGAAAATCCGCGTTTTTCTGACGTGTGATATTGGTCAAGAGGCCGTTGATGTTCTCAGAAACCGTGGTTATGAGGTAGAAGTCTATCCTGAGATGGAACCGCCGCCCAAGTCGTTGATCGTAGAGAAAGTCAAGTCAGGCATTGATGGTTTGATAACGACGTTGCGTGATCAAATTGATGAAGAAGTTTTCGCCGCTGGCGCTGGCACGTTACAGGTTGTGTCGCAAATTGCCGTCGGGTTCGATAACATTGATCGAGCGGCTGCCAATCGCTATCGCATCCCGTTTACCAACACAGCGGATGTGTTGACGGAAGCGACCGCCGAATTTGCCTTCTTCCTGATGGGGGCTGTTGCACGGAAGCTGCATTCAGCAGAAAAACTGCTTGAGCAGGGAGAGTGGAAAACGTGGCATCCGTATTTGCCTTTTCTCGGCGATGAGGTGACGGGTAAAACGGTGGCCATCATCGGCACAGGACGAATCGGTCAGGCGATGGCCAAAAAATGTATTGGCTTTGACATGAACATTCTCTGCTACGATGCGGTGTATCAGGATGAAGCCTTCATTGGACGAGCCCGCCGGCTGATGGATGTTCGATATGAGGAAGGATTCTGCAAGACGAGGCAGACAATCGAATACGTTGACTTTGAGCAGGCTCTCTCTCGCGCTGATTATGTGAGCCTTCATGTGCCATTGATCATGCCGGGGACAGGGCCGACACCAACGTATCATCTCATCAACGAAGCCTCGTTGCGCATGATGAAACCGACAGCTTATCTGATCAATACATCGCGTGGGCCTGTTGTTGATGAGCAAGCGTTGGCTCAGGCGTTGTTGAATGACTGGATTGCCGGGGCGGCGCTTGATGTATATGAGGTCGAGCCATTGCCGATGGACAGTCCCTTGAGGGACCCGCGGTTGGAGCACAAGCTGCGGAAGCTTCCCCATTTTGCCAGTGCGGCTCGCGCCACACGCTTGAGTGTGGACCCGAACGTCGGCATGGCCGGTCGCTGTATCCAGGGACTCATTGACGTGATCGAGAAAAATTACGGCGGCGACCCCAAACAGATGCCCTACGTTGTCAATAAAGAAGCATTTTAG
- a CDS encoding pyridoxal phosphate-dependent aminotransferase, whose amino-acid sequence MKLSERMARLGTETAFEVLVRAKAIEATGRDVIHLEIGEPDFNTPPYIVEAAIKALREGAHHYGPSAGLPSLREAIVEDCYKRRGIQYQPEHVVVTPGAKPIMFFVILALVNPGDEVIYPNPGFPIYESMINFSGGIPVPVPLLEEKGFELDVEHLLSKVSDKTRLIIINSPHNPTGGVISSEALEAIARVAVERDIPVLADEIYGRLIYEGKHDTIARFPGMMERTIILDGFSKTYAMTGWRLGYGIMPATLAEQVTRLQTNSNSCTATFTQLAGVTALREETPDVEAMIARFKQRRDFIVDGLNQIKGFSCAMPKGAFYAFPNIKATGWKSKPLADLLLEKAGVACLSGTAFGAYGEGYLRFSYANSRENLGRALERIAKLMEEIA is encoded by the coding sequence TGCTGGTGCGAGCCAAAGCGATTGAGGCCACAGGGCGTGACGTGATTCACTTGGAAATCGGCGAGCCGGACTTTAATACACCGCCATACATCGTTGAGGCTGCCATTAAGGCGCTGCGCGAAGGGGCGCATCATTATGGGCCGTCCGCCGGTTTGCCTAGCTTGCGAGAAGCGATCGTCGAGGATTGTTACAAACGTCGAGGGATTCAGTACCAACCGGAACATGTCGTGGTGACACCGGGCGCAAAGCCGATCATGTTTTTTGTTATCCTGGCATTGGTCAACCCTGGCGATGAAGTGATCTATCCGAATCCGGGTTTTCCAATCTATGAATCAATGATCAATTTCAGCGGCGGCATCCCTGTGCCGGTTCCTTTGCTCGAAGAGAAGGGATTTGAATTGGATGTTGAACACCTACTGAGCAAGGTCAGCGATAAAACGCGGCTGATTATCATCAATTCGCCGCACAATCCGACAGGCGGTGTCATCTCCAGTGAAGCGCTTGAAGCGATCGCGCGCGTGGCCGTTGAGCGGGACATCCCGGTGCTGGCCGATGAGATTTATGGCCGCCTTATTTACGAGGGAAAACACGATACGATTGCTCGATTTCCCGGCATGATGGAACGAACCATCATTCTGGATGGTTTCTCCAAAACCTATGCCATGACGGGCTGGCGATTAGGGTATGGTATCATGCCCGCTACACTAGCCGAGCAAGTGACGCGGCTGCAAACCAACAGCAATTCATGCACGGCGACGTTTACCCAGTTGGCCGGCGTGACGGCCTTGCGTGAAGAGACGCCCGATGTGGAAGCAATGATTGCTCGATTCAAACAGCGAAGAGATTTCATCGTTGATGGATTGAACCAGATCAAGGGCTTTTCCTGCGCCATGCCCAAGGGAGCCTTTTACGCTTTTCCCAATATCAAAGCAACTGGTTGGAAAAGCAAACCGCTGGCCGACCTCTTACTGGAGAAAGCCGGTGTTGCGTGTTTGTCAGGCACAGCCTTTGGTGCGTATGGTGAGGGCTATCTGCGCTTTTCGTATGCCAATTCACGAGAAAATTTGGGTCGCGCGTTGGAGCGCATTGCAAAGCTGATGGAGGAGATTGCCTAG